From a region of the Mercurialis annua linkage group LG1-X, ddMerAnnu1.2, whole genome shotgun sequence genome:
- the LOC126664838 gene encoding MICOS complex subunit MIC10-like produces MAEKVDVNAKWDACLDLTVRRFVYSSLAGAFSGLLFFRTPVTRWASVALGAGVGIGSAYSDCNRIFNGSHAELTAAPIPNISNAPAHEVGHE; encoded by the exons ATGGCAGAGAAGGTCGACGTGAACGCCAAATGGGACGCGTGTCTCGATCTGACGGTTCGTCGTTTCGTTTACTCATCCCTGGCCGGTGCTTTTAGCGGTCTCCTTTTCTTCA GGACTCCGGTGACTCGCTGGGCATCTGTTGCTTTAGGTGCTGGTGTCGGCATTGGCTCTGCTTACTCTGATTGTAATCGTATTTTTAACGGATCTCATGCGGAATTGACTGCTGCTCCCATTCCTAACATATCAAATGCTCCTGCTCATGAG